From Actinomycetota bacterium:
ATCAACTCCTCGGCGATCGCACGGACGGTGCCTTGGGTGCCGTGCATCGCACGGGGGGCGAAGCCACGGCCGATGAGACGCCGGACGCGGCGGTGCTCGTCGCCGTCCATGTGCAGCAGCGAGTCCGAGGGCGCTCCGCTCATCGAGCGGCTGCTGAAACACGACGCCTCCGCGAAGCCCTGCTGCACCAAGGCGTGGGGGGCGACGAACCAGAAGCGATCGTCGACCTGCTCGACCCCGCCCCGCTCGCGCAGTGCATGCTGTGGGGGGAAGGGGTCCGGCGTCGGAGTGAAGAGGCCGACCCGGTCCATCGATCCATCTTCCACTAGGGTGCCCTAAGCTCTAACTTGGTTAACTGTTTCGGGTCTATCCTAACATCGAGACGGCGCAGCATGGCGGACGGCTTGGCCCACGACGCTCGGGACATCCGCGCGGTGGCGTTCGACCTGCACGGGGTGCTGACCACCGATCCGTTCGGTGGCATCCGCGACTTCGAGCGCGAGCTCGGGCTCGAGCCCGACTCGCTCGTCGCGTTCTTCCGTGGCAACGAGATCTCCGCGAAGATGGAGCGCGACGAGATCGACACGCGGGCGTTCTGGTACCACGTCCGCGATGAGGTGCGGTCGCGCAGCGGCGTCGAGATCGACCTGCGCGAGATGGTCCGTCGGATGGAGGGCGGCTACGGGCCGACCCCGGGGATGGCCGAGCTCATCGACGAGCTGTCGGGGCGTTACCGCACGGCCCTGGTCACCAACGTGGGACGTCGCTCCGGGCCGGGGAAGGGCATGGCGCCCCTGGAGCGGTTCGACGTGGTGATCGAGTCGGCGGTCGAGGGCATGCGCAAGCCCGAGCCGGCTATCTACCGGCTCGTGGCGGAGCGGCTGCAGGTCGCACCGGAGCACCTCGTGTTCGTCGACGACTTCGAGGAGAACTTGCCGCCCGCCGAGGTGCTCGGCATGGCGACGATCCTGTTCCGCTCCGAGGCCCAGTGCCGCGACGACCTGCGGGCGCTGGGGGTCGAGGTGTCGCCCTCGGCGATCGAGGCGACCGGGTGATCGCCGACCGTGTCGCGCTCGTCGGCTCCGCCTGGACCGAGATCTCCCGCGATGCGGGCCGGGGGGAGGGCGACCTGGCGCTCGATGCGTGCTTGGCCGCGATCCGCGACGCCGGCCTTGAGCC
This genomic window contains:
- a CDS encoding cytochrome P450, which gives rise to MDRVGLFTPTPDPFPPQHALRERGGVEQVDDRFWFVAPHALVQQGFAEASCFSSRSMSGAPSDSLLHMDGDEHRRVRRLIGRGFAPRAMHGTQGTVRAIAEEL
- a CDS encoding HAD family phosphatase: MADGLAHDARDIRAVAFDLHGVLTTDPFGGIRDFERELGLEPDSLVAFFRGNEISAKMERDEIDTRAFWYHVRDEVRSRSGVEIDLREMVRRMEGGYGPTPGMAELIDELSGRYRTALVTNVGRRSGPGKGMAPLERFDVVIESAVEGMRKPEPAIYRLVAERLQVAPEHLVFVDDFEENLPPAEVLGMATILFRSEAQCRDDLRALGVEVSPSAIEATG